From a single Deltaproteobacteria bacterium genomic region:
- the aroB gene encoding 3-dehydroquinate synthase, which produces MRKVFVIGFMASGKTTVGRALARALGLPFVDLDERIESEAGMSVADIFAAESEAGFRRRERAALDAVVAEGAAVIATGGGTPCLPGALDQMRSAGAVVALHAPFDALRARVDDPASRPMLARPVAALRELYDARLPVYRQAHFGVDVQERDVADVVRATVDALGAFDRVPDDARAASTVVALGRRSYPIVVAPGVLHRIGEFVDGYTAAAIVTDEHVAPHYLDRLRARVERAGVRAVEVVIPAGEEHKTLATAGSIAERLVAAGLDRGSVVIALGGGVVGDIAGFVAAMLFRGVDLVQVPTTLLAMIDSSIGGKTGVDLPAGKNLVGAFWQPKAVVADTDTLATLPARELRAAVGELVKYALLDSEEMLALCERLDPTDATLIRRCATFKAWTVSRDEREVTGERAVLNLGHTIGHAIEVAAGYGTLLHGECVALGLVAACRVSAALGLCDPALERRVAALLSARGLDVDVDRWLRPDVLAHVAVDKKRRGDAIRFVAIERPGAPVVKPLKLDELSGLLYD; this is translated from the coding sequence ATGCGCAAGGTCTTCGTCATCGGCTTCATGGCCAGCGGCAAGACCACCGTCGGCCGGGCGCTCGCGCGCGCTCTCGGTCTGCCCTTCGTGGATCTCGACGAGCGCATCGAGAGCGAGGCGGGCATGAGCGTCGCGGACATCTTCGCGGCGGAGAGCGAGGCCGGATTTCGGCGGCGAGAGCGCGCTGCGCTCGATGCGGTCGTCGCGGAAGGCGCCGCCGTGATCGCGACCGGAGGAGGGACGCCGTGTCTGCCCGGCGCGCTCGACCAGATGCGCTCGGCCGGTGCGGTCGTCGCGCTGCACGCACCGTTCGACGCGCTGCGCGCGCGCGTAGACGACCCGGCGTCGCGGCCGATGTTGGCGCGTCCGGTCGCCGCGCTCCGCGAGCTGTACGACGCGCGCCTGCCGGTGTATCGCCAGGCGCACTTCGGGGTCGACGTGCAAGAGCGGGATGTGGCCGACGTCGTGCGTGCGACGGTCGATGCGCTTGGCGCGTTCGATCGCGTGCCGGACGATGCGCGCGCGGCGTCTACCGTGGTCGCACTCGGGCGTCGGAGTTATCCGATCGTCGTGGCGCCCGGTGTGCTGCACCGGATCGGCGAATTCGTCGATGGCTACACCGCGGCTGCCATCGTCACCGACGAGCACGTCGCGCCGCACTACCTCGATCGACTTCGGGCTCGCGTCGAGCGCGCCGGCGTGCGCGCGGTCGAGGTCGTGATCCCGGCTGGCGAGGAGCACAAGACGCTTGCGACCGCGGGGTCGATCGCAGAGCGGTTGGTCGCAGCCGGCCTCGACCGCGGATCCGTGGTGATCGCGCTCGGCGGCGGGGTGGTCGGCGACATCGCCGGCTTCGTCGCGGCGATGCTGTTTCGCGGCGTCGACCTGGTGCAGGTGCCGACCACGCTGCTGGCGATGATCGATTCGTCGATCGGGGGCAAGACCGGCGTCGACCTGCCGGCCGGCAAGAACCTGGTCGGCGCGTTCTGGCAGCCGAAGGCAGTCGTCGCGGACACGGACACGCTCGCGACGTTGCCGGCGCGCGAACTGCGCGCGGCGGTCGGCGAACTCGTCAAGTACGCCCTTCTCGACTCCGAGGAGATGCTCGCGCTGTGCGAGCGGCTCGATCCGACCGACGCGACCCTCATCCGCCGGTGTGCGACGTTCAAGGCGTGGACGGTATCGCGCGACGAGCGCGAGGTCACCGGCGAGCGTGCGGTGCTCAACCTCGGCCACACGATCGGCCACGCGATCGAGGTCGCCGCCGGCTACGGAACGCTGTTGCACGGCGAGTGCGTCGCGCTGGGGCTGGTCGCCGCGTGCCGGGTGTCGGCAGCGCTCGGTCTGTGCGACCCGGCGCTGGAACGCCGCGTCGCCGCGCTGCTGTCGGCGCGCGGGCTCGACGTGGACGTCGATCGGTGGCTGCGGCCGGACGTGCTCGCTCACGTCGCGGTCGACAAGAAGCGGCGCGGCGACGCGATCCGGTTCGTGGCGATCGAACGGCCCGGTGCGCCGGTTGTGAAACCCCTGAAACTCGACGAGTTGTCGGGACTTTTGTACGATTGA